TTCGAGAACTTCCTTTGGTTCAAAAAATTCCTCGTCACGAAAACCATTAGGAGCAAGGATAAATAATGCTTTTGCCATAGTCACCTCTTTTTTGATAGTTTAAAAAATTCATTTAAAAGCTTATGTTACCACTACTCACTAAAACGCAAGTATTCGTACCCGTAAGGGAGTGCACATAAGTTTTTTAACCAGTTCCTCTTTCGCGTTATGATGGATCAACTCACCGCATATGCTCTTGGTCTGATTACCGTTCCAGCTGCGTACTTTACAACGCTTTTTGCTACACAGATTTCTTGTTCAACACTGTTTAGGAAAAAAATTGAAACTCAAGAGGAGTTGGAGAGTATCGTTGCGCAAGAAACCCTTAGAAGAGGTCTTGATCCTTCCAAGATTGAGTGTAGTTTTACAAGTCTTCCCGAGGGTTCTGGAAAACGACATGATGATAAGTATTACATCAATCTTTGCACACCTTTGTTTAGAACAAGGCAAACAGTTCGTCATGAAATAGATCACATCGCATCAGGGGACTGCGATCGTGAACAGACAGAGTTTTTCTATTACTACTTTATTGCCGAGCCAAGAGCTACACTGTATTCTTTGAGATCAGATCCTTAAAGGAAACCAGTTAGAAGAGCAGTTAGGAAACCGATTAAATTGAACAAGCTCAAAAAGGATCTTGGTACGCTAAAAGACAAACAACCACTACATTTATAAACCACCCCTCTGATTTCTTCACTATGGTTAAGAAATTCCTGTTGCCACAAGAAATTGAAGTCTACTACATCATACCCACCATTAAACGCTACCTCACACAGTACTTAAAAGAATCAGGTATGAAGCAAAAAGACATAGCAAAACTTCTCCAAATTCAAGAAGCAACCGTCTCGCAATACCTCTCAAATAAACGAGGCCACCAAATAAACTTCGACTCCGCTATTGAACAAGAAATCAAGAAGAGCTCCACGCGCATTAACGATATGAGTTCCTATATCTGCGAGATTCAGCGCTTACTCAAAATCATTAGACATTCAAAGACTCTGTGCAACATCCACAAGCAGTTTTCCACCGTTCCTTCCACATGTACTGCAGCAGAAATGGGGTGTAATACATGAACGACATTACTATTGATCGGAGCAGATATGACAAAGCAAGCAAGGATCGCATTAAGTACAAGGCACAACCAGGTCTTAGCGAAGCATTAGTACGCGACATCTCTAAACAAAAAAACGAACCCGAATGGATGCTTCAAAAAAGACTCAAAGGGCTAGAGCTCTTTGAACAAACACCCACACCCACTTGGGGACCAGATCTCTCTCAACTCAACTTTGATGACATCATCTACTACGTAAGACCCGACGCGCAAGAAGCGACTAAGTGGGAAGATCTCCCCGAGGACATCAGAGAGACCTTTGACAAACTTGGCATTCCAGAGGCAGAAAAAAAATCACTCTCCGGTGCAGGAGCGCAATACGACTCAGACATCGTCTATCATTCTCTTAAAAAAGAGTGGGAAGACAAAGGAGTTATTTTCGAAAACATGGACACCGCTGTGCAAAAGTACCCCGAACTTGTCAAAAAATATTTCATGACTTCCTGCATTCCCGTAAATGATCACAAATTCATTATGCTACACGCAGCGGTGTGGAGTGGAGGAACCTTCATCTACATACCACCAAACGTCAAAGTAGACATTCCTTTGCAAGCCTATTTTCGCATGAACACCATTGCAGCAGGGCAATTTGAACACACACTTATCATCGCAGATAAAGGCAGTGAAGTACACTACATCGAAGGATGCTCCGCACCTCAATATAACAAATCATCCATTCATGCAGGATGTGTTGAAATCCATGTTATGGAAGG
This region of Candidatus Woesearchaeota archaeon genomic DNA includes:
- a CDS encoding transcriptional regulator, whose amino-acid sequence is MVKKFLLPQEIEVYYIIPTIKRYLTQYLKESGMKQKDIAKLLQIQEATVSQYLSNKRGHQINFDSAIEQEIKKSSTRINDMSSYICEIQRLLKIIRHSKTLCNIHKQFSTVPSTCTAAEMGCNT
- the sufB gene encoding Fe-S cluster assembly protein SufB produces the protein MNDITIDRSRYDKASKDRIKYKAQPGLSEALVRDISKQKNEPEWMLQKRLKGLELFEQTPTPTWGPDLSQLNFDDIIYYVRPDAQEATKWEDLPEDIRETFDKLGIPEAEKKSLSGAGAQYDSDIVYHSLKKEWEDKGVIFENMDTAVQKYPELVKKYFMTSCIPVNDHKFIMLHAAVWSGGTFIYIPPNVKVDIPLQAYFRMNTIAAGQFEHTLIIADKGSEVHYIEGCSAPQYNKSSIHAGCVEIHVMEGARVRYSSVENWSKNTYNLNTKRAIVQKNGMIEWINGNMGSGVTMLYPAAVLVGEGAKCDSLGIAFAGEGQNQDTGMKVIHAAPRTSSTIVAKSISKGGGIATYRGYVHVTPNATSSTINVECDALMVDKGSVSNTYPFMKIENDDVEVSHEATVGKIGEEEIFYLMSRGLQEEQAVQLIVSGFVEPIVKQLPLEYAVELNKLIELEMEGSLG